CCTGGGGGAGGCCGCCCCTTGCGGCCATTTGCAAGAGCTCGACGACCTCATCAGACATAGGCAAAGGTGGCCTCACTCACAaccggcgagggcttgcaaggCCTTGTTAGCCATTCCTAACAGCTAGCAAGATCATTAACCgcttgcaaagaaaaaaaagaaaaaagaaaagaaaatttggatgaGAACTTCTTgaccaattgaaaaatttagtcgGTCAACAACCGCCGAAGTCATACCATTATTTGCAATAACAATGGCTACATCATGCCCTTACTTAAAACAACCAAAGCCACTTTAAGTCCCTATTGAAAATAAGGTCTATTTCGggtatttatttgaaaaatgagacacttcaaaatcttttttgaaatttttattttattttattttaggttgCAATTCTTGCCCGTAGACTGAACTAaaatatactctctctctctctctctctctctccgcttaAAAGCCGCTtgatcaaatattatttatctCGAGCAAATGCACCTTGAATCAAAAGGGGGAAATGACTTCGCATTTCTTCAGAAGTCTTCCAAACGCAAGTGCCAATGTCGACATTTGCATCAAGATTTCTAACGTTTCTGTTTCAAAACGTTACTGCGATTTTTCTTTCcgtatttcattaaaaaaaaagaaaaaaaaagccacacGATGCATCACGTTGACCCATCATCGGCCGATGCAGGCCGATCAGCAGGCGCTGTCCATGTCCCGACCTCATCGTCATAAGCGACTAATGTAAACCAAGCGATCGACCATCGATCTTCGAAGGAGAAGACTTCACAGATTGGCGCTTCTTCCGTTGGCGATCGTCTTCACTTCCTCTCCAATCGCTTCCGGCTTCTCCAGACTCCAGGCACTCTGAAAATTCCTCATGGCGACGGCGCTTATCGGCGGAGCATTTCTCTCGGCTTTCCTCCAGGTGCTCTTCGACCGGATGGCCTCCCGCGAGGTCGTCGACTTCTTCCGGTCGCGCAAGCTCGGCAAGGGGAGGCTGCTGCAGAAGCTGGAGGTCGCCCTCCTGTCCGCGAACGCTGTGCTGGACGacgcggaggagaagcagaTGACCAACGACTCCGTCAGGAAGTGGCTCGACGAGCTCAAGGACGCCGTGTACGACGCCGACGACCTGTTCGACGAGATCGCCGCCGAGGATCTGGAGCGAGAAGCCGGGTTCGAGCCTCGGGCCCTCGCTTGTAAGGTCTGCAGCTTCGCTTCGGACGCTTGTGCGAGTGGACTAGGGGATAAGTTAGAGAAGGTTCTGGAGAGATTGGAGAGCGTGGTGAAGCAGAGAGAAGTGCTGGGCCTAAGGGAAGGTATTCGCGAGAGGACGCCTAGAGCTTTGCCGACCACTTCGTTGGTCGAGGAATCGGGAGTTTTCGGGAGGGAGAAGGACAGGGAGGCGGTGATCGGGTTGCTCTTGTCGGATCGGGGTGAAAAGAACACCAGCGTGATGGCCATAGTTGGGATGGGTGGTGTTGGTAAGACCACGCTGTCCCAGCTCGTGTTCAACGATCGTGCGGTGAAGGGAGTTTCGAGTTGAGGTCGTGGGTTTGCGTGTCCCACCAATTCGACATCTGCAAGCTGACGGCGACGGCTCTCGAGGAATTCTCCTTTCCAAGAAGGAGACGGAAAATCTCAACCAGCTTCAGCTCCAACTGAAGAACTTCTTGACAGGGAAGAAATTCCTATTGCTGTTGGATGATGTTTGGAATGAGGACTCAAATATTTGGAATGCGTTCCTAGTTCCTTTTAGCTATGGAGCAAGAGGCAGCAAAATCATCGTGACAACAAGAAATGAGGGCGTCGCATTGGTTGCTCGTGCCTTCTCGACATACTATTTACAGAAGTTACAAGACAAGGAATG
This Eucalyptus grandis isolate ANBG69807.140 chromosome 7, ASM1654582v1, whole genome shotgun sequence DNA region includes the following protein-coding sequences:
- the LOC108954554 gene encoding putative disease resistance RPP13-like protein 1; the protein is MATALIGGAFLSAFLQVLFDRMASREVVDFFRSRKLGKGRLLQKLEVALLSANAVLDDAEEKQMTNDSVRKWLDELKDAVYDADDLFDEIAAEDLEREAGFEPRALACKVCSFASDACASGLGDKLEKVLERLESVVKQREVLGLREGIRERTPRALPTTSLVEESGVFGREKDREAVIGLLLSDRGEKNTSVMAIVGMGGVGKTTLSQLVFNDRKKFLLLLDDVWNEDSNIWNAFLVPFSYGARGSKIIVTTRNEGVALVARAFSTYYLQKLQDKECWDLFAQHAFEEHNFEARMRLEDIGQRIVKRCDGLPLALKTIGSLLRYESDIRKWEIIAESDIWDLAPGKNEILPALLLSYHYLPPQLKQCFAYCSIFPKDCRYEKDQLILLWIAEGLIKQPKDSRTLEEVGDQCFCDLVSRSLLHRVSNVESSFWMHELVNDLARYVAGRSFIAWTESIPTRCPQALAICHL